Proteins from a genomic interval of Chanos chanos chromosome 3, fChaCha1.1, whole genome shotgun sequence:
- the cul2 gene encoding cullin-2 isoform X2 produces MSLKPRVVDFDETWNKLLTTIKAVVMLDYVERATWNDRFSDIYALCVAYPEPLGEKLYTETKVFLENHVRHLYKKVLESEEKVLVMYHRYWEEYSKGADYMDCLYRYLNTQFIKKNKLTEADLQYGYGGVDMNEPLMEIGELALDMWRKLMIEPLQTVLIRMLLNEIKNDRCGEDPNQKVIHGVINSFVHVEQYKKKFPLKFYQEIFEGPFLMKTGEYYKQEASNLLQESNCSQYMEKVLGRLKDEEVRCRKYLHPSSYAKVIHECQQRMVADHLHFLHGECQNIIRQEKRDDMANMYTLLRAVSSGLPHMIQELQVHIHDEGLRATSNLSQENMPTQFVESVLEVHSKFVQLINTVLNGDQHFMSALDKALTSVVNYREPKSICKAPELLAKYCDNLLKKSAKGMTENEVEDKLTSFITVFKYIDDKDVFQKFYARMLAKRLIHGLSLSMDSEEAMINKLKQACGYEFTSKLHRMYTDMSVSADLNNKFNNFIKTQETVVDLGISFQIYVLQFELFYNQHFSGRKLTWLHYLCTGEVKMNYLSKPYVAMVTTYQMAVLLAFNNSETVSYKELQDSTQMSEKELQKTIKSLLDVKMLNHDLQKEEIEAESTFSLNMSFTSKRTKFKITTSMQKDTPQELEQTRSAVDEDRKMYLQAAIVRIMKARKVLRHNALIQEVINQSKARFNPSISMIKKCIEVLIDKQYIERSQTSADEYSYVA; encoded by the exons ATGTCCTTAAAACCTCGGGTGGTGGACTTTGATGAAACATGGAACAAACTTCTTACGACAATCAAGGCAGTTGTGATGCTTGATTATGTGGAGAGAGCGACTTGGAATGACCGTTTCTC TGACATTTATGCGTTGTGTGTCGCATACCCGGAGCCACTTGGTGAAAAACTGTACACTGAGACAAAGGTGTTTCTGGAAAATCATGTTCGCCACTTGTATAAG AAAGTGCTAGAATCTGAGGAGAAAGTGCTGGTGATGTATCACCGATACTGGGAGGAATACAGCAAGGGGGCTGATTACATGGATTGCTTGTACAG GTACCTGAACACCCAGTTCATTAAGAAGAACAAGCTAACTGAAGCTGACCTGCAGTATGGATATGGAGGAGTGGATATGAATGAACCACTAATGGAGATTGGCGAg CTAGCACTTGACATGTGGAGGAAACTGATGATTGAGCCTCTGCAGACTGTGCTGATTCGCATGCTGCTGAATGAGATAAAGAA tGATCGGTGTGGGGAGGACCCGAATCAAAAAGTAATCCATGGGGTTATCAACTCCTTTGTTCATGTTGAACAGTACAAGAAAAAGTTCCCTCTAAAG TTTTATCAGGAAATCTTCGAAGGGCCGTTTCTGATGAAAACAGGGGAGTACTACAAACAGGAAGCCTCCAATCTTCTGCAGGAGTCCAACTGCTCCCAGTATATGGAAAAG GTTTTAGGACGGTTGAAAGACGAGGAGGTGCGATGTCGGAAGTACCTGCACCCTAGCTCCTACGCCAAAGTCATCCACGAATGTCAGCAGAGGATGGTGGCCGACCATCTGCACTTCCTCCACGGAGAGTGCCAGAACATCATtcgacaggagaagagagacg ACATGGCTAATATGTACACTCTACTGCGGGCCGTCTCCAGTGGCCTGCCTCACATGATCCAGGAGCTTCAGGTCCACATTCATGACGAAGGGCTTCGCGCCACAAGCAACCTCTCTCAGGaaaat ATGCCAACCCAGTTTGTGGAGTCTGTGTTGGAGGTTCACAGTAAATTTGTCCAGTTGATTAACACGGTGTTGAACGGGGACCAACACTTCATGAGTGCTCTCGACAAG GCTTTGACTTCAGTAGTGAACTACAGAGAGCCCAAATCCATCTGCAAAGCCCCTGAACTG TTGGCCAAGTACTGTGACAATCTGCTGAAGAAGTCTGCCAAGGGAATGACAGAGAATGAGGTGGAGGACAAACTGACCAGCTTCATCACAGTATTCAAATACATAGACGACAAGGACGTTTTTCAGAAA ttttatGCAAGAATGCTTGCAAAGAGATTAATACACGGGCTGTCCTTATCCATGGATTCAGAAGAGGCCATGATCAACAAACTcaag CAAGCATGCGGGTATGAATTCACGAGCAAACTTCACAGAATGTACACAGACATGAGTGTCAGCGCCGACCTCAACAACAAATTTAACAACTTCATCAAAACCCAGGAGACGGTGGTGGACCTGGGCATCAGCTTTCAGATCTATGTATtacag TTTGAGTTGTTTTACAATCAGCACTTCAGTGGGAGGAAGTTAACCTGGCTGCATTATCTCTGTACAG GCGAGGTGAAGATGAACTATTTGTCCAAGCCCTATGTCGCCATGGTGACCACCTATCAGATGGCAGTTCTACTGGCCTTCAACAACAGTGAGACAGTCAGCTACAAAGAGCTGCAGGACAGCACACAGATGAGTGAGAAGGAGCTGCAGAAGACTATCAAGTCTCTGCTGGATGTCAAGATGCTCAACCACGACTTGCAGAAG GAAGAGATTGAAGCTGAATCCACGTTTTCACTAAATATGAGTTTCACCAGTAAAAGAACAAAGTTTAAGATCACTACGTCAATGCAGAAGGACACACCACAG gaGCTGGAACAGACGAGGAGTGCCGTTGATGAAGACaggaaaatgtatttacagGCTGCTATAGTGAGGATCATGAAAGCCAGGAAAGTGCTTAGACACAATGCTCTCATACAAGAG
- the LOC115807313 gene encoding cAMP-responsive element modulator isoform X1: MAVTGDETESAATGDMSAYQIRSPTSSLPQGVVMAASPGSMHSPQQMAEEASRKRELRLMKNREAARECRRKKKEYVKCLENRVAVLENQNKTLIEELKALKDLYCHKVE; encoded by the exons ATGGCCGTAACTGGGGATGAGACAGAATCAG CTGCCACTGGAGACATGTCAGCCTATCAGATTCGCTCTCCTACCTCCAGTCTGCCGCAGGGTGTGGTTATGGCCGCTTCACCTGGCTCCATGCACAGCCCCCAGCAGATGGCTGAGGAGGCCTCACGCAAGAGGGAGCTTCGCCTGATGAAGAACAG GGAAGCTGCCCGGGAATGCCGTCGAAAGAAGAAAGAATACGTCAAATGTCTCGAGAATCGGGTGGCTGTACTCGAGAACCAAAACAAGACACTCATCGAAGAACTCAAAGCTCTCAAGGACCTTTACTGTCACAAAGTGGAATAA
- the LOC115807313 gene encoding cAMP-responsive element modulator isoform X2, with protein MSAYQIRSPTSSLPQGVVMAASPGSMHSPQQMAEEASRKRELRLMKNREAARECRRKKKEYVKCLENRVAVLENQNKTLIEELKALKDLYCHKVE; from the exons ATGTCAGCCTATCAGATTCGCTCTCCTACCTCCAGTCTGCCGCAGGGTGTGGTTATGGCCGCTTCACCTGGCTCCATGCACAGCCCCCAGCAGATGGCTGAGGAGGCCTCACGCAAGAGGGAGCTTCGCCTGATGAAGAACAG GGAAGCTGCCCGGGAATGCCGTCGAAAGAAGAAAGAATACGTCAAATGTCTCGAGAATCGGGTGGCTGTACTCGAGAACCAAAACAAGACACTCATCGAAGAACTCAAAGCTCTCAAGGACCTTTACTGTCACAAAGTGGAATAA
- the cul2 gene encoding cullin-2 isoform X1, translated as MSLKPRVVDFDETWNKLLTTIKAVVMLDYVERATWNDRFSDIYALCVAYPEPLGEKLYTETKVFLENHVRHLYKKVLESEEKVLVMYHRYWEEYSKGADYMDCLYRYLNTQFIKKNKLTEADLQYGYGGVDMNEPLMEIGELALDMWRKLMIEPLQTVLIRMLLNEIKNDRCGEDPNQKVIHGVINSFVHVEQYKKKFPLKFYQEIFEGPFLMKTGEYYKQEASNLLQESNCSQYMEKVLGRLKDEEVRCRKYLHPSSYAKVIHECQQRMVADHLHFLHGECQNIIRQEKRDDMANMYTLLRAVSSGLPHMIQELQVHIHDEGLRATSNLSQENMPTQFVESVLEVHSKFVQLINTVLNGDQHFMSALDKALTSVVNYREPKSICKAPELLAKYCDNLLKKSAKGMTENEVEDKLTSFITVFKYIDDKDVFQKFYARMLAKRLIHGLSLSMDSEEAMINKLKQACGYEFTSKLHRMYTDMSVSADLNNKFNNFIKTQETVVDLGISFQIYVLQAGAWPLTQVPSSTFAIPQELEKSVQMFELFYNQHFSGRKLTWLHYLCTGEVKMNYLSKPYVAMVTTYQMAVLLAFNNSETVSYKELQDSTQMSEKELQKTIKSLLDVKMLNHDLQKEEIEAESTFSLNMSFTSKRTKFKITTSMQKDTPQELEQTRSAVDEDRKMYLQAAIVRIMKARKVLRHNALIQEVINQSKARFNPSISMIKKCIEVLIDKQYIERSQTSADEYSYVA; from the exons ATGTCCTTAAAACCTCGGGTGGTGGACTTTGATGAAACATGGAACAAACTTCTTACGACAATCAAGGCAGTTGTGATGCTTGATTATGTGGAGAGAGCGACTTGGAATGACCGTTTCTC TGACATTTATGCGTTGTGTGTCGCATACCCGGAGCCACTTGGTGAAAAACTGTACACTGAGACAAAGGTGTTTCTGGAAAATCATGTTCGCCACTTGTATAAG AAAGTGCTAGAATCTGAGGAGAAAGTGCTGGTGATGTATCACCGATACTGGGAGGAATACAGCAAGGGGGCTGATTACATGGATTGCTTGTACAG GTACCTGAACACCCAGTTCATTAAGAAGAACAAGCTAACTGAAGCTGACCTGCAGTATGGATATGGAGGAGTGGATATGAATGAACCACTAATGGAGATTGGCGAg CTAGCACTTGACATGTGGAGGAAACTGATGATTGAGCCTCTGCAGACTGTGCTGATTCGCATGCTGCTGAATGAGATAAAGAA tGATCGGTGTGGGGAGGACCCGAATCAAAAAGTAATCCATGGGGTTATCAACTCCTTTGTTCATGTTGAACAGTACAAGAAAAAGTTCCCTCTAAAG TTTTATCAGGAAATCTTCGAAGGGCCGTTTCTGATGAAAACAGGGGAGTACTACAAACAGGAAGCCTCCAATCTTCTGCAGGAGTCCAACTGCTCCCAGTATATGGAAAAG GTTTTAGGACGGTTGAAAGACGAGGAGGTGCGATGTCGGAAGTACCTGCACCCTAGCTCCTACGCCAAAGTCATCCACGAATGTCAGCAGAGGATGGTGGCCGACCATCTGCACTTCCTCCACGGAGAGTGCCAGAACATCATtcgacaggagaagagagacg ACATGGCTAATATGTACACTCTACTGCGGGCCGTCTCCAGTGGCCTGCCTCACATGATCCAGGAGCTTCAGGTCCACATTCATGACGAAGGGCTTCGCGCCACAAGCAACCTCTCTCAGGaaaat ATGCCAACCCAGTTTGTGGAGTCTGTGTTGGAGGTTCACAGTAAATTTGTCCAGTTGATTAACACGGTGTTGAACGGGGACCAACACTTCATGAGTGCTCTCGACAAG GCTTTGACTTCAGTAGTGAACTACAGAGAGCCCAAATCCATCTGCAAAGCCCCTGAACTG TTGGCCAAGTACTGTGACAATCTGCTGAAGAAGTCTGCCAAGGGAATGACAGAGAATGAGGTGGAGGACAAACTGACCAGCTTCATCACAGTATTCAAATACATAGACGACAAGGACGTTTTTCAGAAA ttttatGCAAGAATGCTTGCAAAGAGATTAATACACGGGCTGTCCTTATCCATGGATTCAGAAGAGGCCATGATCAACAAACTcaag CAAGCATGCGGGTATGAATTCACGAGCAAACTTCACAGAATGTACACAGACATGAGTGTCAGCGCCGACCTCAACAACAAATTTAACAACTTCATCAAAACCCAGGAGACGGTGGTGGACCTGGGCATCAGCTTTCAGATCTATGTATtacag GCGGGTGCATGGCCCCTCACACAAGTCCCCTCTTCCACGTTCGCCATCCCCCAGGAGCTGGAGAAGAGTGTACAGATG TTTGAGTTGTTTTACAATCAGCACTTCAGTGGGAGGAAGTTAACCTGGCTGCATTATCTCTGTACAG GCGAGGTGAAGATGAACTATTTGTCCAAGCCCTATGTCGCCATGGTGACCACCTATCAGATGGCAGTTCTACTGGCCTTCAACAACAGTGAGACAGTCAGCTACAAAGAGCTGCAGGACAGCACACAGATGAGTGAGAAGGAGCTGCAGAAGACTATCAAGTCTCTGCTGGATGTCAAGATGCTCAACCACGACTTGCAGAAG GAAGAGATTGAAGCTGAATCCACGTTTTCACTAAATATGAGTTTCACCAGTAAAAGAACAAAGTTTAAGATCACTACGTCAATGCAGAAGGACACACCACAG gaGCTGGAACAGACGAGGAGTGCCGTTGATGAAGACaggaaaatgtatttacagGCTGCTATAGTGAGGATCATGAAAGCCAGGAAAGTGCTTAGACACAATGCTCTCATACAAGAG